The Periplaneta americana isolate PAMFEO1 chromosome 2, P.americana_PAMFEO1_priV1, whole genome shotgun sequence genome has a window encoding:
- the LOC138695363 gene encoding uncharacterized protein — protein sequence MVREKWLIAIQAVSFILLPPLSLSLPPPLSLSLPPPLSSSLSSSLPPPLFLLLPPSLTLPFPPPLSTSLPSPLPLSLLPPLFSSLPPPLFLPLPLPLSLPLSPPLSTSLPPPLSTSLPLPLSTSFPPPLSLSLLSRLFLPFPPPLSLPLPPPLHITSTVLIIFSTTVHITSTIVLITSTTTVLITFTTTVHTLPPPLSSSLSPPLPSSLPPPLPSSLPPPLSSPPPPHYLL from the exons atggtccgagagaaatggctgattgctatacaagcag TGTCTTTCATACTGCTACCACCATTATCGTTATCACTTCCACCACCACTGTCCTTATCACTTCCACCACCACTGTCCTCATCATTGTCCTCATCACTTCCACCACCACTGTTCTTACTACTTCCACCATCACTGACTTTACCATTTCCACCACCACTGTCCACATCACTTCCATCACCACTGCCCTTATCACTTCTACCACCACTGTTCTCATCACTTCCACCACCACTGTTCTTACCACTTCCACTACCACTGTCCTTACCACTTTCACCACCACTGTCCACATCACTTCCACCACCACTGTCCACATCACTTCCACTACCACTGTCCACATCATTTCCACCACCACTGTCCTTATCACTTCTATCACGATTGTTCTTACCATTTCCACCACCACTATCCTTACCACTTCCACCACCACTCCACATCACTAGCACTGTCCTCATCATTTTCAGCACTACTGTCCACATCACTTCCACCATTGTCCTCATCACTTCCACCACCACTGTTCTCATCACTTTCACCACCACTGTCCACACACTTCCACCACCACTGTCCTCATCACTTTCACCACCACTACCCTCATCACTTCCACCACCACTGCCCTCATCACTTCCACCACCACTGtcctcaccaccaccaccacactatCTTCTATAA